Genomic DNA from Patescibacteria group bacterium:
GTATAATTATTTTATAAATAATAATTTTTAAAAATATGCATAAAATTCAAAAAGATATTTTAAATTTAGCTAATGATAAAAATCTAGCAAAGATGTCGCTTAGAGAAATTAGCAATGCAGTAGGAGAAGGGGATGCACCACAAAAAATAAAACACCATTTAGAACAGCTAGAGAAAAAAGGACTTTTAAGAATTTTAAAAGAAAAAGGAGAGACGGTCAAATTACAAGGTGGCAAATCACTAAATAGTAATTTAATAGCTATTCCTATTCTTGGATCAGCTAACTGTGGAGATGCAACAATTATTGCAGAAGATAAAATAGAGGGTTACTTAAGAGTATCTCCTAAGATTTTTAATAAATCAAAAAATGTTTTTGCAATAAAGGCTATTGGAGATTCTATGAACATGGCAAAAATAGGAAAAGATCAAGATTCTATAAATGATGGAGATTATGTTATTGTTGACCATTCAATACAAGAACCAAAAGATGGAGATTATATAGTTTCAGTAATTGATGGTTTGGCAAATATAAAGAAATATAATTTTAGAGATAATACAATAATTTTAAAATCAGAATCAAAAAGAGACTATCCACCTATTTATATTCATGAAGATGATATTGGTAATTATACAGTTGCAGGTAGAGTTGTTAAGGTTATAAAGAGTTAATTAATTTTACATAATTTGTATTATTTTTAAAAATAAGTTATTATAAAAATAACAATTGAATAGTTTTAGTTTATCAAGAGTGACGGTTAGGGTTCTGGCCCAATGATCCGTCCGACAGCCCTTAAGGTTGATATCTTAAGAAGGTGCCAATTCCAGCCCAGTTTGGGAAAAGATAAAGATCGATTTTTTGTTTGATAAAACAAAATAGCTCTTTCCAAAACTGGTAAGAGATTTTTTTATTATTAACAACAAAATTATGATTAAAACAGCAGAGTTTGTAAGTCCAAAACATCCAGATAAAATCTGTGACTTTATTGCTGACAGTATTCTAGATGCTTACTTAGAAAATGATAAAGATAGCAGAGTGGCAATAGAAGTAATGGGTGGACATAAATTAATAACAATAAATGGAGAAGTGACTTCAAAATCAAAACCAAATATTGAAAGTATTGTAAAAAATATAGTAGGAAATGATTATAAGATAATTTCAAACATAGTTTTACAAAGTTTATCAATTTCTCAAGGTGTAGATATTGGTGGTGCAGGAGATCAGGGGATTATGAAAGGTTATGCAACAAATGAAACAGAAATATATTTGCCACTTGAATATGTTCTTGCTAGAAATTTGTGTCAAAAGGTATTTGAAATTTATCCATATGATGGCAAAACACAAGTTACAATAAAAGACAACGAAGTTCTCACTGTTGTTGTGAGTTTTCAAAATACAAAAAATGATAAACTTTTAGAATTAGTAAAAGAAATAATTAAAGCAGATGAATATCTAATAAATCCATCAGGTGAGTGGACTCAAGGCGGATTTGATGCAGACACAGGACTTTCTGGAAGAAAGCTTGTTGTAGATAATTATGGCCCAGAGATAGCTATTGGTGGTGGATCTTTTTCTGGTAAAGATTATACAAAAGTTGATAGAAGTGGTGCATATATGGCAAGAAAAATTGCTGTTGATTTATTAAAGAAAAATAATGCAAAAGAAGTTTACACAAAACTTGCTTATGCAATAGGAAAAAGTAATCCAGTAATGGCTGTAGCTATTATAGATGGAGTAGAGCAAGAAATTACAGGTTATGATCTCAGTCCAATGGGAATACGTAAATGTCTAAAATTAGATGAAATAAAATTCGTAGATACTTGCACTTGGGGACATTTTGGAGGAGATTTTGAGTGGGATAAATAAAATAGTAATTAATAATAAATTTTATGTATGATACAAGAATTAATTTAGCAGAAGAAAGTAATGGAGAAGATATAAATAAAGAACATCCTAAAGTTTTTCCATATATTGTCACAAAGCTAATGCTTGGTGCTTATCATATTATAGTATTGCCTAGAGCAAGAGAAGAGGATTTGTTGCGTATGACACATGTTCAATATTTATTGAATGATTTAGAAACTTGTCTAGTTTTAGCTGAAAAAGATTCAATATTTTTTGATAAGAATGGTAAAAGAAGAGCTGACTTTAGACCGTCAGGAGGAGCTTTATTTATAAATAGATTAGAACCATTTATGTCAAATGAGGATTCAAAAGAAATTGATCCAACTTTTTGGATAAGATGTGAAATAGTAAGGCAGCGCTATGTGGCTCAAGGCGACATGAATAAATGGCTTTTTATAAATCCAACAAAAGGAGGAAGATATGCCACAAAAGAAGAGTTAATAGAGTTTAGAAAGCCAAATATTAAATATAAAGGTGTTCCGAATGGTCTTATTAGATGTGATAAGTGTTTCCAATTTAAGGGACAATGTTTGGATCCAAGTGAGAAATATTATAAAGGATTAATACAGACAGTGCATTGTAAATGTGATAATGAAAATAGGTGTGCACATTGCTTGAAACTTCTTTATGAATATAAACTGTATGCCAATTATTATAATGAGAAAGATAATAGCGTTTGGTATGTTTCAGGACTACAGGGATTTACTCATAAATGTCCAATTGTTTTATAGCTTGATTTGGGTATTTTAGAGGTGTAAGATTAGAGTATAATTATTTACTAATAATTAAAATTTATGAAAAAAGAAATAAAAGAAAAATTACCTGCGGTTATTATTTTTTTAATTTTATTAGCTTCGTTTATAGCTTATTGGTGGTTTTTGTTTAATAATACTAACAAAACAAAATCATTAGACGAAACAAATCAAAGTCAAGTTGAATACAATATTGCGTTTGATGAAATGATAAAAGAAACGCAAATAAAGAGAGAATATCATTCCACAATATCTGATGAGCAAAAACTAAAAGGGATTTGTGATCAAGAAATGATTCCTGCTATGTATGCAAGCGATTGTTATTTTCTTGAATTTAAAGATTGTAATAAATTTGGTGGTGGAATAATTCCTAAATCTGAATTAGAAAAATGTTTACCAATTTACCTAAAAGAAGCAATAAATCCTATTGATGCTTTTTTCAATTTATCACCAAATGAACCTAAAGTTACTGATCCTAACGCAGAACCTATTAAAATTGAAAGAAAACAATAATAATAACTTAATATTATAGTAAATCTAAATTTGTTGTTTACAAAAGAAGGTAATGACAAAAGAATCATAAATGAATTATTTCAATACGAAAATTGGTCTATTATAAATAAATATAAAAATTAATTTTAAAAATATGAAAAAATTAAACAGAAAAAAAATCATATTATTTATTGTTTCAATATTTATTATAATATTTTTGATTTATATATGTTTTAGAGTTTTTGATTTAAAAATAGATGATACATATTTTGTAGAGAAAAAAATAAGAAAAGATTTTGAAGTTGCTTCTAAATATTTAGTAACAGGTGATTGTGAATCGTTTAATGATTATTTATACAATAAATCTATTGATTTTTGTTATAGATTTAAATCAACAGAGGGATCTTCTGCCTCAGAGGTAATTAATTTAAAAAGTTTTAAATTAAAAGATTTGACATATAAATCAGAAAATAAAATAGCTTTTTTAAATATAGATGTTGTACTTTCTGGATTACAAGAAAGTCATTCTATTACAATGAATGGACAAATGATAAAAGATGGTTCTATATGGAAAATTAGTAAATTAGAATATTAATATTTAATAAAAATATATGAAAGAATTTTTTACTTTAAAAAAGAGCAAAACATCTGTAGGAAGGTTTTTAATTTTAGGTATTTCGTGGTTAGTATTATTAATAAGTTGTATGTTTCTAATATACACATTCAAAGATTATAAATATTCAGAATTTTTATTAGCACTTTCTTTGCTTATAGTATTCTATTGCTTGTATATAATATTTTACAAAAAAAATTGGATAAACACTGTAGCAAAATTCATATTTATTATTTTGTTGTCTTTATATATTTTTATTGTAATATCATTTCCATTGTATATATTTAGAGAAGCTTCTATTACTCCATTAGAATTTATAATATTACTACTTTTAATTGTTTCAATGATTATATATTTGTATTGGAAACAACTCGTGTTATTTTTTAAAGAAATTTCAACGCTAAAAAAAGAAAACAAAAAGTTATATTTTGTAATTATGATGATTTCGATTGTTGTTATTTATGCTCTTTATAATTGGTTTAGAATATATAGAAATTTATATATGCTTGATACGATTGCTCTCGATTGGAATATTGATCCAGCTGAATTAGACCATGTTACTGCGTATAGTTTTGTATTTAAAAAAATAGCATTATTTGCTGGTATTATATTTTCAAGCACATTTCTTATACTTAAATCATTAGAAGAAAGGAAATAAATATATGGATATAAAAGAATTTGCAAAGATGGGTGGAGAAGCATCTTGGAAAGCAAGATTTGGTGGAAAAACAAAAGAAGAAGTATCTGAAATGATGAGAAAACTAAGATATAGTAAGAAAGGTGAAGAATCTCATAAAAAATTTAAAGAAGCTATGTTAGAAGAAACAAAAAATGCTTAATAAATAATTAAATAAATAAACTGGCATTAAATAATTACAAATGGACGCTGAAAAAAAGAGTATATAGTTAAAAGAAAAAAAGATTGTTATGAACTTGAAACTTCGGAAAGAAAAAATGGAATAATGTAGAAGATAGTTATTATGATGAGGAAAATGATGCCTGTAGTGTTAGATACACAGACTAGAAATGGAGAGATGGAGACCCTAATTCTTGCCCTGATGGGTATATTAGTATATTTAGCACCAGTACTAAAACCTGCACAATTGATAAATATTTTACAAAAGAATTTTAAAAAAATATAAATAAAATATGTATATTAATTTACAAAAAGCATTTGAATCAGAACAATTTTTGAATCGAACAACAGAGACTTTAATTCCAATTGGTGTTGGTTTTAATTTTGAATACGTATTTGAAGATTTAAAACATCTCAGATCAATAATAATGGCAGGTGCAACAGGTTCTGGAAAGTCTACTTTTAATAATTCGCTTATATTAAGTTTACTAAAACAAGATAATAATATGTCTTTAGTTTTAGCAGATTGTAAAAAAGTAGAATTGACCCCTTACAATGGAACAGAATGTCTAATTGGGGATGTTGCCACTAAACCAGATAATACAAAAGAACAATTTGAATTTTTAGATAAAGAATTTTTTGTTAGAGCCACTAGAAAAAAAGAAGACACAAATATATATAAAAATTATCATCCTATAATTTGTGTTATTGATGAATACTCAGATATTATGTGTAGTGATAATCACGATTATTTTAATGAAAAAATTTCTAAAATAGCTAAGTATGGAGCAGATTTAAATATTTTTATAATCATATGCACATCTAGACCATCAACTAATATTTTTACCAAAGAAATAAAAGATTCTTTTTTTACAAAAATAGCATTTTCTACACCAGGCTCCGCCGATTCAATAACTATAATAGAGGAAGTCGGTGCTGAAAAACTTTTAGGCAAAGGGGATATGTTATTTAAAAAAGGAAATGAGCCAATAAAAAGATTGCAAGGATTCTATGTTAGTGATAAAGAAAAAGAAAAAATGATTAAGTCTGGAAATTGTATAAAAAAAGAAAAATCAAACATTAGCCTTGATATTGAAAACAGTAGAAATAAGATTAAAACAACCTTATCTGAATATAATATTGAAATTGAAATACAGGAAATTAATATTGGCCCTATAATTACTCAATTTGTTTTAAA
This window encodes:
- a CDS encoding methionine adenosyltransferase domain-containing protein — protein: MIKTAEFVSPKHPDKICDFIADSILDAYLENDKDSRVAIEVMGGHKLITINGEVTSKSKPNIESIVKNIVGNDYKIISNIVLQSLSISQGVDIGGAGDQGIMKGYATNETEIYLPLEYVLARNLCQKVFEIYPYDGKTQVTIKDNEVLTVVVSFQNTKNDKLLELVKEIIKADEYLINPSGEWTQGGFDADTGLSGRKLVVDNYGPEIAIGGGSFSGKDYTKVDRSGAYMARKIAVDLLKKNNAKEVYTKLAYAIGKSNPVMAVAIIDGVEQEITGYDLSPMGIRKCLKLDEIKFVDTCTWGHFGGDFEWDK
- a CDS encoding DNA translocase FtsK is translated as MYINLQKAFESEQFLNRTTETLIPIGVGFNFEYVFEDLKHLRSIIMAGATGSGKSTFNNSLILSLLKQDNNMSLVLADCKKVELTPYNGTECLIGDVATKPDNTKEQFEFLDKEFFVRATRKKEDTNIYKNYHPIICVIDEYSDIMCSDNHDYFNEKISKIAKYGADLNIFIIICTSRPSTNIFTKEIKDSFFTKIAFSTPGSADSITIIEEVGAEKLLGKGDMLFKKGNEPIKRLQGFYVSDKEKEKMIKSGNCIKKEKSNISLDIENSRNKIKTTLSEYNIEIEIQEINIGPIITQFVLKLKNEKDFSKVFALADILSMNLKVHPLRITSISQFLISLEIPNEITK
- a CDS encoding S24 family peptidase, which encodes MHKIQKDILNLANDKNLAKMSLREISNAVGEGDAPQKIKHHLEQLEKKGLLRILKEKGETVKLQGGKSLNSNLIAIPILGSANCGDATIIAEDKIEGYLRVSPKIFNKSKNVFAIKAIGDSMNMAKIGKDQDSINDGDYVIVDHSIQEPKDGDYIVSVIDGLANIKKYNFRDNTIILKSESKRDYPPIYIHEDDIGNYTVAGRVVKVIKS